GCGCTTGTTGACATCAAAGAAAAAGTTACGCTGTGCTCTTCGTGTTTTTCTCTCACCGAACAAAATCCGTGTAGCTTATGCGCAAACGATAAACGCGATGCCACTTCGCTGTGCGTGGTAGAAGAGCCATCAGACTTAATGGCCATCGAAAAAACCGGCGCGTTTCGCGGACACTACCATGTCTTGCATGGAGCGTTGTCGCCGCTTGATGGAGTTGGGCCAGAAGATTTAAAAATCAAAGAGTTGTTGCAACGTTTAGAAACTCAACCTGTCGCAGAAATTGTCATCGCCACCAACATCAATGTGGAAGGCGAAGCTACAGCACTTTACCTAACCCGCCTCTTAAAACCTGTTGGCCTCAAGATAACCCGCTTGGCAAGCGGAATTCCCGTCGGTGGCGATTTGGAATACGTCGACGCCACCACCCTCACCAGAGCGTTTGAAGAACGACATCAGGTGTAACTGGTGCGATGATTTAATGGTTCAATAGTGCGATGGATCAATGGAACAATAGTACGATGGTACTTAGTACTTTTTTTTTGCTTTGTCATTCTGAACGAAGAGAAGAATCTCCTCGGCCAATTCTGGTTTTAAGTTTGTTATCCTCGCGCTTGCCTACCTTTGGCAGGAACGCGGGGATCCAGCAATTTCAACAACTCGTTGTCACCCTGAACGGATGTGAAGGGACTCCTCGGCCAATTTTGTTTTTTTCTGCAATAACACGAACAATTGTAGAGACGCATTGCAATGCGTCTCTACGAAGACTTCATTTTGGGATGACAAAAAGTAGTAAGTTCTGTCGAAACCAAGACAAGTTTTGTCACTTCATCATTCATAAAACATATCCATTTTCACTACTTAGCCCATCCATTCTCCTGGCACAGATTCTGCTCTTAGCATTGGTATGAAAAAGCAAGAGGGGCAGAGTGCTGTGGAATATATGCTAGTGTTGTCATTGTCGCTTTCGATGGCGGCCTTACTTTTTCATCCACAGTCAAAAGTGATTCAGCTTTTTAAGCTTCTGTTTCGTGGCATTCAAGAAACGTGTCTTCATCCGAGCCATCATTAAAGGAGAAAAAAATGAAACGATTTTGCAAAAATCAAAAAGGACAAACGGCAACGGAATATATGTTGATCGTAGCCGTCATCGTTCTAGGCCTTGTGGCAGCTGCGTCTCAGCTGATTCCAAAATTTAGGGGCAGTGTAGAACAAATGGCGGGAAATGTTGGTGGCTGGCTTGAGACGAATCAAGAAATGGCAGGAGCAAGCGAATGAAAGCGCAGCGTGGAAGCATGAGCATTGAAATGGTGTTTTGTTTTTTTGGATTTTTCTTCTTTCTTTTTCTCTTGGTTGAGTTTTCGTTTTTGGGAGTGAAAGAACAGCTTTTCCAATATGCATCATTCAAGGCTTTCCGGGCTCAGCTTGTTCATGCACCTGCAGATGAAGAAGCAAAGTCGGTATTAAAAGAAATACAAACTAGAGAGCATAATAAAAATCTTGTGTTCACCTTTTTTCCACGTTCTTTTTCAAGGTTTTCAGTTTTTCACCGCTCACTTTCGTTAACCTTTCCATTTTTCTCAGAGCAAGAAGCTTTTTCAAGCTCACTCTCCCAAAAGGGAGATAATGCTTACCTGTTTTTAGGAGGAAAATGATGAAGCTTAAGAGCGAAAAAGGTGTGGCCACTTTGCTTTTTGTATTTGCTTTTCCATTTTTCTGTCTTCTGCTTTGTTTTGTGGTGAATGTGCTTTGCAGTGTTTATTTGCGGACGCGATTGCAGGCAGCAAGCGACAGCGCAGCGGCATCTGGTGCGCTTGTGATGACAAATCATCTCAACAAAATAGCCTTGCTCAACTGGGAGATTGCAGAAGAATTTAGAAAAGTGAAGCGCATTTTTGAGGCTGATTCGCAAGATGAAAAAAGTGGAAAAACTCTTTTGCAGCAAGCACGTAAAGTTCAAAAAGAAAAAATAAATCAGATTTTTGAAGAAGAACAAAAAGTGCAAAATGATTCACTTTGGTTTTCCTTAAAAAGTTTTTATCAACATTTTCCCGCAAAGGTGCAAGTCTCAAGAGTGGCAGATGTGCCAAACAGTATTTCCTGCACGCGCGATCCCTTAACGCAGCAATCTCTTTTAGAATACCTTTCTTACGATCAAATTAACGGAAGTATTTTTGATCCCAATAACCACAAAATGCATGCTGGTGGTGGAGAACTACTTACGCGTTGTGTAAAAAATACTTCGTTGCAACTCATCAATGCTGTTGAAGCCAAGATTGAAACTTCAGCACCTTTGTTT
This portion of the Deltaproteobacteria bacterium CG11_big_fil_rev_8_21_14_0_20_42_23 genome encodes:
- a CDS encoding recombination protein RecR: MTNPINRLVHELSKLPGVGEKTALRYALYILRQDAGYAYAFSQALVDIKEKVTLCSSCFSLTEQNPCSLCANDKRDATSLCVVEEPSDLMAIEKTGAFRGHYHVLHGALSPLDGVGPEDLKIKELLQRLETQPVAEIVIATNINVEGEATALYLTRLLKPVGLKITRLASGIPVGGDLEYVDATTLTRAFEERHQV